The Leptodactylus fuscus isolate aLepFus1 chromosome 3, aLepFus1.hap2, whole genome shotgun sequence genome has a segment encoding these proteins:
- the LOC142198627 gene encoding olfactory receptor 2A5-like, whose protein sequence is MKNKTLATEFILLGFSKDFSINVTLFVLFFLIYVMTILLNGLIINIVVLNPQLHTPMYYFISKLSFIDLCNSSSAVPKMLMDLLSTRRTISLMACLTQVNILLLIGSTECLLLVLMAYDRCLAICLPLHYPVLMRWSMCHRLTALIWVFSFLAIVLPLLLMPVTLCYPNQINHFMCESLAVLKLSCDRNYMKERVIFLLSFITILIPFSFIIMSYTCIILSVLKIKAAGRAKAFSTCTSHVTVVALYFGTGMVTYLGPSPEKSSNYGKYASIFYIIIAPFLNPLIYSLNNGEVKKTFKKLLKCVISK, encoded by the coding sequence atgaagaacaagacACTTGCGACTGAATTTATCTTGTTGGGCTTCTCCAAGGACTTCAGTATCAACGTGACCCTGTTTGTGTTGTTTTTCCTGATTTACGTGATGACCATCCTTTTAAATGGTCTTATAATTAACATTGTAGTCCTCAACCCTCAGCTGCACACCCCCATGTATTACTTCATCAGTAAGCTATCCTTTATAGACCTATGCAATTCATCTTCTGCTGTACCCAAAATGTTGATGGACCTACTGTCGACTCGACGGACAATATCCTTGATGGCTTGTCTCACCCAAGTCAACATACTGTTACTAATAGGGTCCACGGAGTGTCTACTTCTAGTCCTAATGGCCTATGACCGATGCTTGGCTATATGTCTACCCCTCCACTACCCGGTTCTGATGAGGTGGAGCATGTGCCATAGACTTACTGCCCTGATTTGGGTATTCAGTTTTCTGGCCATCGTGCTCCCATTGTTACTGATGCCCGTAACCTTATGCTACCCTAACCAGATCAATCACTTCATGTGCGAATCTCTTGCCGTGTTAAAATTGTCATGTGACAGAAATTACATGAAGGAGCgcgtaatcttcttactgagctTCATTACTATTCTCATCCCCTTTTCCTTTATTATAATGTCTTACACTTGTATCATCCTCTCGGTATTAAAGATTAAGGCAGCGGGAAGAGCCAAGGCTTTCTCCACTTGTACCTCCCATGTGACTGTTGTAGCCCTCTACTTTGGGACAGGCATGGTCACCTATCTTGGGCCATCACCAGAGAAATCTTCAAACTATGGGAAATATGCCTCCATTTTCTATATCATTATTGCTCCATTTCTAAATCCACTTATTTACAGTCTGAACAATGGGGAGGTGAAGAAAACCTTCAAAAAGTTATTAAAATGTGTAATTTCCAAGTAA
- the LOC142198628 gene encoding LOW QUALITY PROTEIN: olfactory receptor 2D3-like (The sequence of the model RefSeq protein was modified relative to this genomic sequence to represent the inferred CDS: substituted 1 base at 1 genomic stop codon) encodes MGNRTLATELILLGFSNNLKTNMCLFPIFFFIYLFSVFGNCLIICVIIVNPSLHTPMYFFLCNLSFVDLCYSSSAIPKLLVDLLSTDRTISVLGCLIQLKILLFIGATECQLLAVMAFDRYVAICRPFRYPVFMRWSVCCYLAGFVWIFSFIDIIIPSFVMPITVCYPNKINHFMCEVLSVLRLSCHDTSLQETSIFSVGFIALLLPFSLIIVSYVCIISTVLKIRSSGKSRAFSTCTSHITVVVTYFGTAMVTYLRPSSKESFTQDKYISIFYVMISPMLNPVIYSLNNREVKKVLAKLLXKLKLLQPNVVVG; translated from the coding sequence ATGGGCAACAGGACATTGGCCACTGAACTTATTCTCTTGGGATTTTCCAATAACTTGAAGACAAATATGTGTTTATTTCCTATATTTTTCTTCATCTATTTGTTCTCGGTATTTGGAAATTGTCTTATCATATGTGTCATTATAGTGAACCCCTCCTTAcacactccaatgtacttcttcctcTGCAATTTATCCTTTGTAGACTTGTGTTACTCCTCATCGGCGATACCTAAGCTCCTTGTAGACCTCTTATCTACTGATCGGACAATATCAGTTCTTGGTTGTCTCATACAGTTGAAAATATTGTTATTCATAGGAGCCACTGAATGCCAACTTCTTGCCGTCATGGCCTTTGATCGATACGTAGCCATCTGCCGCCCCTTCCGATACCCAGTTTTTATGAGGTGGAGCGTTTGTTGCTATCTAGCTGGCTTCGTTTGGATATTCAGCTTCATAGATATAATCATTCCATCCTTTGTAATGCCCATAACTGTGTGTTACCCCAACAAGATTAACCATTTCATGTGTGAGGTCCTATCGGTGCTGAGGTTGTCATGTCACGACACCTCTCTTCAAGAGACCTCCATTTTTAGTGTTGGTTTTATTGCTCTTCTTCTCCCCTTTTCATTGATTATTGTGTCATATGTTTGTATTATCTCTACTGTATTGAAGATCCGTTCATCTGGAAAGTCTAGAGCGTTTTCCACTTGTACGTCTCACATTACTGTGGTGGTCACGTACTTTGGGACAGCCATGGTCACATATTTAAGGCCATCATCCAAGGAATCTTTCACCCAAGATAAATACATATCTATTTTTTATGTCATGATATCTCCAATGTTGAACCCTGTCATTTACAGTCTGAACAACAGAGAAGTCAAGAAAGTGCTTGCAAAATTGCTATAAAAATTAAAGTTGTTACAACCAAATGTTGTGGTTGGATAA